GATATTCATCGGGATCCCGCTTCGCGGGAAAAGGAGTTTTTATGGCGCCAAAGGGAACCGAGGATAAAAAAGAAGATAAAAAGGAAGATTTAAAAGAAGACGCGCTTCAGCAGGCAATCAGTCAGATAGAAAAGAGTTACGGAAAAGGGGCGATTATGAAGCTGGGCGGCGGAATGCGGGTGGATATCCCCTGCATCTCGACCGGGGCGCTTTCGCTTGACCTTGCCCTGGGCGGCAGAGGGATTCCCAAAGGGCGCGTTACGGAAATATTCGGGCCGGAAGCCTCCGGGAAAACGACCCTGTGCCTCCATATCGTTGCCAACGCCCAAAAAGCAGGGGGCAACGCGGCTTTCATAGATGTGGAGCACGCCTTGGACCCAAACTACGCGGAAAGAATCGGAGTAAACCTGAAAGACCTGGTCATCTCCCAGCCGGACAGCGGCGAACAGGCGCTGGATACCACCGAGCTTCTGGTCAGGAGCAACGCGGTTGATTTGGTCGTGATAGATTCCGTCGCGGCGCTTGTCCCGAAAAGCGAGCTGGACGGCGAAATCGGGCAAAGCCATATGGGACTGCAGGCGAGATTAATGTCCCAGGCATTGAGAAAACTTACCGGCGCGATAAGCAAATCGCACACGGCGGTTATATTTACCAACCAGATAAGGGAAAAGATCGGCGTATTTTTCGGCAATCCGGAAACGACCCCGGGCGGCCGGGCGCTTAAGTTTTACGCCTCGGTCAGGATAGAAGCCCGGCGCGGAGTGGCACTTAAGGAAGGCGAACAGGTTATCGGCAACCGCGTGAAAATCCACATAGTCAAGAATAAAATCGCACCGCCCTTTAAGAGGACGGAATTTGAAATCCTCCACAAAAACGGGATTTCGCGCGAAGGCGATTTGATTGAGCTGGGCTCCAACCTGAATGTCATAGAGAGGAGCGGCACCTGGCTTTCTTATAAAAACCAGAAAATCGGGCAGGGGAAAGATAAGGCGCGCGAGTTTTTAAGCCAGAACCCGGAAGTGGTCAAGGAACTGGAAAAGGATATCCTGACGGCGTATAACTTAAATCCGATTATCCCTAAAAATAAAGAGGCTTCCGAGGGTGACTAAAATAGGCCTGCCCCGATGAACATCGGGGCAAGAAGGATAAATGTTTACCAAACATTTTGTTGGTCTGGTTGCCGGCTTGTTTTTTTTAACCTCCTCCTGCGCGGGTATTTCCAAGTACGGGGACATGCCGGATGAAATCAAGATTTCTTATTTCGTTCTCACCCAAGGAATCCGCAAGAAAGAAATCCGTGGTTTTTACGGCGCGCTTGTCTCGGAAAGCTGGGCAGAAAAATACGACAAGAAACTTAATGAATCGTTTGAACAGTTAAAGCTGCCCCCTGAATTCCCGGCCGTTAAGAAAGCCCCTGATGAAGGGGTAAAAGAACTGATCTTAGTAATGGAGGAAAACGGATTTTATTCCCTCATCGGAACCGATATAAAAAAATACAGCGCGGAAGAATTGAATAATCCTGGTTTTATGATTCACGTGCTAACCATCCAGAAAGGGGATTCTATTTACAGCGTCGCTATCGAAGACCTGCCTAATAGTAAAAAAGAAACGTTTATCTTCCTTAAAGATATCTTTATAAAAAACTATTCTCTGGTTGAATCGTGGGATTCCAGCGTAACCTATGAAGAAGCAGACTGGGACCAATGGTTTCAGGAGCAGATTCAAAAGAACAAAAAATAATCACGTCGCATGAAAAAACGAATAAGTTTGGTTGTCAAAAACGCCTCCGAGGTAATTACCATGCGCTCAGCCAAGCCGGGACCAAGATGCGGGCGTGATATGAACGAATTAGGGCTCATTCCGGATGGAGCGCTGGCTATTGATAAAGATAAAATACTAGAAGCCGGTCCTACTAAAAAAATCACGGCAAAATATCAGGCCTCAAGAACTATTGATGCCTGCGGAAAAATCGTCACGCCGGGACTAATCGATTCACATACGCATCCGGTCTTCGCCGGAGACCGCTCGAACGAATTCGAGATGCGCCTGAAAGGAGCTACTTACCAGGAAATCGCTGCTTCAGGGGGAGGAATAAAATCAACTGTCAAGGCCGTCCGCGAAGCTTCCGAAAAAGAGCTGGTTAATTTTTCCTTACTCAGGATGGAAAGGTTTCTTTCCTGTGGCACTACCACGATAGATGCTAAAAGCGGTTATGGATTAAATCTTCCTGATGAAATGAAAATGCTCCGGGTGATACGCGCTCTTGGCAGGATACAGCCCTTGGAATTAATCCCGACCTTTTTGGGCGCGCATGAAATCCCTCCCGAATACCAGGGCAGGAAAAACGAATACGTCAAGCTTATCACCGAACAAATGATACCTAAGGTGCTTGATGACAAACTCGCCGAATTCTGCGATATCTTCTGCGAAAAAGGCGTGTTTGAAATAGAAGAATCCCGGTATATCCTGGATTTCGCCAGAAAGCACGGATTAAAAATAAAACTCCACGCGGATGAATTCGCGCCCTTGGGCGGCGCGGAGCTGGCCGCCGAACTCGGGGCGATATCCGCCGACCATTTAATGGCCGTTTCGGATAAAGGCATCCGGGCGATGAAAGAAAAAGGGGTGATTGCCGTCCTGCTGCCGGGCACCACGTTTGCCCTCGGACTTAAAAATTACGCGCCGGCACGGAAAATTATCGATAACGGCAATCCGGTCGCACTGGCGACTGATTTCAACCCGGGGACCTGCTTCTGTGAATCGCTGCCGGCCATCATGAATATCGCCTGCACCCAGATGAAAATGACGCCGGCCGAAACGCTGTCCGCAGTAACCATAAACGCCGCCTGGGCAATCGGGCGCGGAGAAGCGCTCGGCTCTATCGAAGCAGGCAAACAGGCGGATATCGTTATCTGGGATGCGCCATCGTATAAACATATTCCCTATCATTTTGGCGTTAACTTGGTCTCTGCCGTGATAAAAAAAGGCAAGGGTATCATTTAATCTTATGCTCAGCCAGGAAACTGTCCAGTTAGTCCTTTACAACTGCATGGGTTATAAAAAGGGCGAAACCGTCCTGGTCGTAACGGACGACACGCTCTGGGATTTAGGGTCTGCGTTCTACAACAAAATAAAAGAGCTCGGGATAGAAGTTGTCCTTAATTCCATGAAACCCCGCTCGATAAACGGCGAGGAGCCTCCTCAATCGATAGCCGAGGCGATGAAGAACGCCGATATCGCGCTTCTGGTCACCGGAAAGTCTTTAAGCCACACCCAGGCCCGCCGGCTGGCCTGCGCCTCCGAACGGAAAACCAGGATTGCCAGCATGCCCGGTGCGGATGCTAAAAGGCTGGAACAATTGCTTAAAGTTGATTATGATGAAATGTTCCGCCACGGATTTTCCTTAAGCGAAGAGCTGAAGAAAACCAAACGAGTGGAAATAACCACGCCCGGCGGGACAAACCTTTCCATGGAAATAACCGGTCGCGCGCCGCATGTCGACAGCGGCATTTTAGATACGCCGAGCGCTTTCGGGAATCTCCCAGCCGGAGAAGTATACCTGGCGCCGATGGAGGGCACCGCCAACGGTATTATCGTCGTAGACGGAAGCATCTCCGGAATCGGCCGCTTAAAAAAGCCCATTAAAATCACCGTTAAAAACGGGTTGGCCGAGCAGATTGATTCTACGGAACTAAGGAAAATCATCGACCCCTTGGGTCCGCTTGCCAGGAATATCGCCGAACTGGGAATAGGCACCAATCCGAACGCCGAAGTAGTCGGGAATATACTGGAAGACGAAAAAGCAATCAATATGGCCCATATCGCACTGGGAGACAACGTAAGCATGGGCGGCAAGGTAAAAGCACCCTGCCATATGGACGGCATTATGTTTTCCCCGAAAATAAAACTCGATGGCAAACCAATTCCGGAAAGGCTCATCAGATGGTATCCTTCCGCACGCACCGCAAAGAATAGGCGTCCCATATCGGACACGACTTATTCCATTATGGAATTCGAAGATACGCGTTCTTCCATCGGACCCGAATTATTTCAATTGCTTTTTGATAATTCCAACGACCCGCAGTATGTCCTGGATTTAAAAAGCCAGGTTTTTATGGAAGCCAACCGGGCATTTCTGGAATTATCCGGCTATTCAAAAGAAGAGCTGGTCGGAAAGCTGAAGTCGTCGGATTTGACGCCACCGAACTCCCGGCCGGTTTTAATCAGCAAGCGATCGGCAATAGACAAAGGGATTGCGCGGGAACGCTACCAATTCGAAATGCTGACAAAGCACGGCGATATAAAACCGGTCGAGCTTAGCGTCCACCGGACGAAGATAGGCGACAAGGAAGTGACTATCGGCTCGGCGCGCGATATCAGCGAAAGGTTGCGCCTGGAAAAAGCCTTGCGGGAAAAAATAACCGAAATCGCCTTTGCCGGCAACCGACTCCTGGCTTTGACCGAAAAGATAAAGAACGTTCCCTTGATAACCGCCGCGCTCCTCAAAAGCAAAAGCGAAGCGGAACTCTGCAAGGGGGCCATAAAGTTGTTATGCGCAAAAGAAGGGCTTTCTTACAAAGATGCGGCTATTTATTTCCTGCTGGGAGGCAGGTTAAAGCTTTCCGAATGCAGCAAGATGATGCGTAAGGAAAAAACCGGTTTGCCCCCTTCTATTATTAATATTCACGGTTCCCATCATTTCGCCCTGGTCGCCCGCGGGGAAATCGCCCGTTACCAAAAAGATACGGAAATCTTATTGCCCCTACGGGGCTTGCGCCAGATTATCGGCGTGGTGCGTATCATCATGGACCAGAAGGAAAAGGAACTCATGGACAATAACCCGGTAACCAAGAAAAGCTACGAGGATATCGTCGAGACAATCGGGTCTATTCTGGGGCTTCTTACCGAAAGCCTGCGGATGGATAAAATCCTGGAGATGCAATCAATTATAGACGAGTTGACCCAGATTTATAACCGCCGCTATTTTGAACGGATGATAAAAGAAGAGACCGATCGCGCACTTCGTTACCGCCGCGCGTTATCGCTTTTCCTGATAGATCTTAACAAATTCAAGCAAATCAATGATGCCTCCGGCCATAACCAGGGAGATATTATTTTAACCGAAGTCGCCCAGTTCCTCAAAAAACACAGCCGTAAAATTGATGTCGTCTGCCGTTATGGAGGCGATGAGTTTGCTATTATTCTTCCGGAAACGAATTCAAAGGGGGCTTTGCTTAAAGCCACCCGTTTATACGACCACTTAAAAAACCATAAATTCACCAATATAAAAGCGCCCCTCGTTCCTTCTCAGCGGAGCGGGAAAGGATTCTACCGGATTACCGCCAGTTTCGGGATAAGTACGCTTTCTAAAGAGAAAAACATTCTCACGGAAGAAGAACTTCTGTCAACAGCCGACAAGGCGCTTTATAAAGCAAAAACCATGAGGAAAAGGCAGATTAAAAGCTATTGGCTATAATCCCGCACCCAGGTTAATTACCCCTTCATATCCGCTAAAGGCGTCGCCCGCAAGCGAACCTCGCCAGACTGGCGGGGATCCGGCCCCGCTATGCGAGGCTGAAATTCTTTGACTTGGAAACGTATTTGGGATAAAAATATTTACTTATGAATCAGGATTAGCCACCGAGACACTGAGTTCACAGAGAGGAAATACTAATAATCTCTGGGTTCTCTGTGACTCTGTGGCAAGGATTTAACTATATGTTATATCAGATTAATGTTGAAACCAAACGTGGACAGGCTGACCCGGTAAGCGCCGGTATCAAAGCGGATATCATAGATCTCGGCATTAAATCCGTTAAGAGCGTCCTTTTCACCCAGCTTTATTTTATCGAAACCGAAGCAAGCGAATCACAGGTCAACCTGATTGCCCAAAGGCTTCTTTCCGACCCGGTCACTTCTAATTATGAATGGCGAATTGCGAATGGGGAATGGAAATCCGAAAAATCAGCTGTCCGGATTCCGCGTTCCACAACCGGCACTCTTATTACCGTTCTCCACAAGCCCGGCGTGATGGACCCGGTCGAGGCAAGCGCCCTGA
This is a stretch of genomic DNA from Planctomycetota bacterium. It encodes these proteins:
- the recA gene encoding recombinase RecA, giving the protein MAPKGTEDKKEDKKEDLKEDALQQAISQIEKSYGKGAIMKLGGGMRVDIPCISTGALSLDLALGGRGIPKGRVTEIFGPEASGKTTLCLHIVANAQKAGGNAAFIDVEHALDPNYAERIGVNLKDLVISQPDSGEQALDTTELLVRSNAVDLVVIDSVAALVPKSELDGEIGQSHMGLQARLMSQALRKLTGAISKSHTAVIFTNQIREKIGVFFGNPETTPGGRALKFYASVRIEARRGVALKEGEQVIGNRVKIHIVKNKIAPPFKRTEFEILHKNGISREGDLIELGSNLNVIERSGTWLSYKNQKIGQGKDKAREFLSQNPEVVKELEKDILTAYNLNPIIPKNKEASEGD
- a CDS encoding imidazolonepropionase is translated as MKKRISLVVKNASEVITMRSAKPGPRCGRDMNELGLIPDGALAIDKDKILEAGPTKKITAKYQASRTIDACGKIVTPGLIDSHTHPVFAGDRSNEFEMRLKGATYQEIAASGGGIKSTVKAVREASEKELVNFSLLRMERFLSCGTTTIDAKSGYGLNLPDEMKMLRVIRALGRIQPLELIPTFLGAHEIPPEYQGRKNEYVKLITEQMIPKVLDDKLAEFCDIFCEKGVFEIEESRYILDFARKHGLKIKLHADEFAPLGGAELAAELGAISADHLMAVSDKGIRAMKEKGVIAVLLPGTTFALGLKNYAPARKIIDNGNPVALATDFNPGTCFCESLPAIMNIACTQMKMTPAETLSAVTINAAWAIGRGEALGSIEAGKQADIVIWDAPSYKHIPYHFGVNLVSAVIKKGKGII
- a CDS encoding diguanylate cyclase, with product MLSQETVQLVLYNCMGYKKGETVLVVTDDTLWDLGSAFYNKIKELGIEVVLNSMKPRSINGEEPPQSIAEAMKNADIALLVTGKSLSHTQARRLACASERKTRIASMPGADAKRLEQLLKVDYDEMFRHGFSLSEELKKTKRVEITTPGGTNLSMEITGRAPHVDSGILDTPSAFGNLPAGEVYLAPMEGTANGIIVVDGSISGIGRLKKPIKITVKNGLAEQIDSTELRKIIDPLGPLARNIAELGIGTNPNAEVVGNILEDEKAINMAHIALGDNVSMGGKVKAPCHMDGIMFSPKIKLDGKPIPERLIRWYPSARTAKNRRPISDTTYSIMEFEDTRSSIGPELFQLLFDNSNDPQYVLDLKSQVFMEANRAFLELSGYSKEELVGKLKSSDLTPPNSRPVLISKRSAIDKGIARERYQFEMLTKHGDIKPVELSVHRTKIGDKEVTIGSARDISERLRLEKALREKITEIAFAGNRLLALTEKIKNVPLITAALLKSKSEAELCKGAIKLLCAKEGLSYKDAAIYFLLGGRLKLSECSKMMRKEKTGLPPSIINIHGSHHFALVARGEIARYQKDTEILLPLRGLRQIIGVVRIIMDQKEKELMDNNPVTKKSYEDIVETIGSILGLLTESLRMDKILEMQSIIDELTQIYNRRYFERMIKEETDRALRYRRALSLFLIDLNKFKQINDASGHNQGDIILTEVAQFLKKHSRKIDVVCRYGGDEFAIILPETNSKGALLKATRLYDHLKNHKFTNIKAPLVPSQRSGKGFYRITASFGISTLSKEKNILTEEELLSTADKALYKAKTMRKRQIKSYWL